One Brachybacterium kimchii genomic window carries:
- the pth gene encoding aminoacyl-tRNA hydrolase gives MTTANETFLVVGLGNPGPSYATTRHNIGQMVLDRVAAQTGGRFKSARRAPAVVIEGRMGPPGAGARTILAKSTGFMNTSGGPVSALASFYGVDPEHVIVVHDEVDLPFGALRLKRGGGEGGHNGLRDITKALGTKDYLRVRVGVGRPPGRQDTADHVLAPFRPAERKELDLVIDEAGDALELLVLEGLTAAQQTVHSREAR, from the coding sequence ATGACCACCGCGAACGAGACCTTCCTCGTCGTCGGCCTCGGCAACCCGGGCCCCTCCTACGCGACCACCCGGCACAACATCGGCCAGATGGTGCTCGACCGCGTCGCCGCCCAGACCGGCGGTCGCTTCAAATCGGCCCGACGCGCCCCCGCCGTCGTCATCGAGGGACGGATGGGCCCGCCCGGGGCGGGCGCCCGCACGATCCTCGCGAAGTCCACCGGGTTCATGAACACCTCCGGCGGCCCCGTCTCCGCCCTCGCCTCCTTCTACGGCGTCGATCCCGAGCACGTGATCGTCGTGCACGACGAGGTCGACCTCCCCTTCGGCGCCCTCCGCCTCAAACGGGGCGGGGGAGAGGGCGGCCACAACGGGCTGCGGGACATCACCAAGGCCCTCGGCACCAAGGACTACCTGCGTGTGCGCGTCGGGGTGGGCCGGCCGCCCGGCCGTCAGGACACCGCGGATCACGTGCTCGCGCCCTTCCGCCCCGCCGAGCGCAAGGAGCTCGACCTCGTGATCGACGAGGCTGGGGACGCGCTCGAGCTGCTCGTCCTCGAGGGCCTCACCGCCGCCCAGCAGACCGTCCACTCCCGGGAGGCCCGATGA
- a CDS encoding ribose-phosphate diphosphokinase, with amino-acid sequence MSGITATGEKRLVLVSGRAHPVLAQEVAEELGVDVLPMDAWDFANGEIYVRYGESVRGADAFVLQSTPAPINQWVMEHLIMIDALKRASAKRVTAIAPSFPYARQDKKHRGREPISARLMADLYETAGIDRMISVDLHAPQVQGYFNSPLDHLMALPILADYVSSKYGEEDLTVVSPDAGRIRVAEQWAKRLGGVNLAFIHKSRDPKKPNQAVAKRVIGDVAGKTCVLVDDMIDTAGTIVQAVEALKANGAASVIVATTHPILSDPAAERLRSSSVREVICTNTLPIPEEKWFDGLTQLSIAPLLARAIRAVFDDGSVTSLFDGEV; translated from the coding sequence ATGAGCGGTATCACCGCGACAGGCGAGAAGCGGCTGGTCCTGGTCTCCGGGAGGGCTCATCCCGTGCTCGCCCAGGAGGTCGCCGAGGAGCTCGGGGTCGACGTGCTCCCGATGGACGCCTGGGACTTCGCCAACGGCGAGATCTACGTGCGCTACGGCGAGTCGGTGCGCGGCGCCGACGCCTTCGTGCTCCAGTCCACGCCCGCCCCGATCAACCAGTGGGTGATGGAGCACCTGATCATGATCGATGCGCTCAAGCGGGCCTCCGCCAAGCGCGTCACCGCGATCGCCCCCTCCTTCCCCTACGCCCGCCAGGACAAGAAGCACCGCGGCCGCGAGCCGATCTCCGCGCGCCTCATGGCCGACCTCTACGAGACCGCCGGCATCGACCGCATGATCTCCGTGGACCTGCACGCCCCGCAGGTCCAGGGCTACTTCAACAGCCCGCTCGACCACCTCATGGCGCTGCCGATCCTCGCGGACTACGTGAGCTCGAAGTACGGCGAGGAGGACCTCACGGTCGTCTCGCCCGACGCCGGCCGCATCCGCGTGGCCGAGCAGTGGGCCAAGCGCCTGGGCGGCGTGAACCTGGCCTTCATCCACAAGTCGCGCGACCCCAAGAAGCCCAACCAGGCCGTCGCCAAGCGCGTCATCGGCGACGTGGCGGGGAAGACCTGCGTGCTGGTGGACGACATGATCGACACCGCCGGCACCATCGTGCAGGCCGTCGAGGCGCTGAAGGCGAACGGCGCCGCGAGCGTCATCGTGGCGACCACCCACCCGATCCTCTCCGACCCCGCCGCCGAGCGCCTGCGCAGCAGCAGCGTGCGCGAGGTCATCTGCACCAACACCCTGCCGATCCCCGAGGAGAAGTGGTTCGACGGGCTCACCCAGCTCTCGATCGCCCCGCTGCTCGCCCGCGCCATCCGCGCGGTCTTCGACGACGGCTCCGTCACCAGCCTCTTCGACGGCGAGGTCTGA
- a CDS encoding 50S ribosomal protein L25/general stress protein Ctc, with product MAEKLNVEKREEFGKGAARRIRSENKIPAVLYGHGTDPVHLVLPGHETALAARNANALLDLTLPDGESHLGLIKEIQRHPLSRNITHLDLILVRRGEKVEVDIPVYVTGEPVSPAIAVVDAQSLTLSVDALAVPESIEISVEEQEDGYQLFAGDVVLPQGTELITDPELLVVAVQLPRVEEEPEEETEGEETAEGEESSEDAEESSEESEKEE from the coding sequence ATGGCTGAGAAGCTGAACGTCGAGAAGCGCGAGGAGTTCGGCAAGGGCGCTGCCCGCCGCATCCGCAGCGAGAACAAGATCCCCGCCGTCCTGTACGGCCACGGCACCGATCCGGTGCACCTCGTGCTGCCCGGCCACGAGACCGCACTGGCCGCCCGCAACGCCAACGCGCTGCTGGACCTCACCCTCCCCGACGGCGAGTCGCACCTGGGCCTCATCAAGGAGATCCAGCGCCACCCGCTGTCGCGCAACATCACCCACCTCGACCTGATCCTCGTCCGCCGCGGCGAGAAGGTCGAGGTCGACATCCCCGTCTACGTCACCGGCGAGCCCGTCTCCCCGGCGATCGCGGTCGTCGACGCCCAGTCGCTTACCCTCTCCGTGGACGCCCTCGCGGTGCCCGAGAGCATCGAGATCTCCGTCGAGGAGCAGGAGGACGGCTACCAGCTGTTCGCCGGCGACGTCGTCCTTCCCCAGGGCACCGAGCTCATCACCGATCCGGAGCTGCTCGTCGTCGCGGTGCAGCTGCCGCGCGTCGAGGAGGAGCCCGAGGAGGAGACCGAGGGCGAGGAGACCGCCGAGGGCGAGGAGTCCTCGGAGGACGCCGAGGAGTCCTCGGAGGAGTCCGAGAAGGAGGAGTGA
- the mfd gene encoding transcription-repair coupling factor, which produces MTASNPPAPSAPLAPLLDLVAGGEDLARLRELVAPDPAASDVPVEESATVAPTSLVPFAVADLARSATPESPLVVLTATTRAAEDARAALEAMVGTAHVAELPAWETLPHERLSPRADTVARRLQTLRRIAHPETEQGVSVLLLPVRSLLQPIAKGLGDLRAVRARVGDDYPLERLEQDLVDAAYVRTDMVEKRGEFAVRGGILDVFPPTEPHPVRVDLFGDEVDEVRYFSIADQRSLESVPHGLDAAPCREILLSETVRERARDMAEKLPGVRDMLERIAAGIAVDGMESLSPVLVGEMEQVVDVLPADSRFLVIDPERVRARGAELVSTTDEFLAAAWSSAAAGGGLPIDVGEASFVPLPDVHEHARSRGQRWHTLAPFGLETDVDLTARAVNHPGYSGRGEDIAKDLTARRTEGWRIVVTMTGSGGARHAAESLQEQSVPARYVHPLDVPPAPGEPIVTVGPFADGLVDESLRLMVISERDVTGKTGQRRAGGERRIPSRRRNVVDPLQLRPGDHVVHAHHGVGRFVEMTSRTVGSGAKATTREYLVIEYAASKKGQPGDRLYVPSDQLDQVTKYVGGEDPTVNRMGGADWAKTKSRARKAIREIADELVRLYSARQSAPGHSFGPDTPWQRELEDSFEFVETPDQLSTIDDVKGDMEKAVPMDRLILGDVGYGKTEIAVRAAFKAVQDGKQVAVLAPTTLLSQQHLDTFTERFTGFPVTVRGLSRFQSDADSQATIEGLRDGSVDVVIGTHRLITGQVRFKDLGLLIIDEEQRFGVEHKETLKAMRTNVDVLSMSATPIPRTLEMAVTGIREMSTLATPPEERHPVLTYVGAEDDKQITAAIRRELLREGQVFFIHNRVEDIDATAQRLRELVPDARVQVAHGKMNENQLERVIVDFWEKEFDVLVCTTIVETGLDIANANTLIVENADRFGLSQLHQLRGRVGRSSERAYSYFLYDGSKPLTETASDRLTTLATNTDLGAGMQVAMKDLEIRGAGNLLGGEQSGHIAGVGFDLYVRMVGEAVAAFRGESTAPTKDVKVELPLDAHVPHDYIASERLRLEAYSKLSGASDPATIEEVRAELTDRYGAPPAPVEVLLDVARFRLECRDAGLEEVQAQGKMIRFAHLDLPDSVAMRMKRLYPGTMLKPAVRQVLVPRPTTSRVGGTELRDHELLAWARKVLGVLKPAPAEDAA; this is translated from the coding sequence ATGACCGCCTCGAACCCGCCGGCTCCGTCGGCCCCGCTCGCCCCGCTGCTCGACCTCGTCGCGGGCGGTGAGGACCTCGCGCGCCTGCGCGAGCTCGTCGCCCCCGACCCGGCCGCCTCCGACGTCCCCGTCGAGGAGTCGGCGACCGTCGCCCCGACCTCCCTGGTGCCCTTCGCGGTCGCCGACCTCGCGCGCAGCGCCACGCCCGAGTCGCCCCTCGTCGTGCTCACCGCCACGACCCGTGCGGCCGAGGACGCGCGCGCCGCCCTCGAGGCGATGGTCGGCACCGCGCACGTGGCCGAGCTGCCCGCCTGGGAGACCCTCCCGCACGAGCGGCTGTCCCCGCGCGCCGACACCGTCGCCCGGCGCCTGCAGACCCTGCGGCGCATCGCCCACCCCGAGACCGAGCAGGGCGTCAGCGTGCTCCTGCTCCCGGTGCGCAGCCTGTTGCAGCCGATCGCGAAGGGACTCGGCGACCTGCGCGCCGTGCGCGCCCGCGTGGGTGACGACTATCCGCTCGAGCGCCTCGAGCAGGACCTCGTCGACGCCGCCTACGTGCGCACCGACATGGTCGAGAAGCGCGGCGAGTTCGCCGTGCGCGGCGGGATCCTCGACGTCTTCCCGCCCACCGAGCCCCACCCCGTGCGCGTGGACCTGTTCGGCGACGAGGTCGACGAGGTCCGGTACTTCTCCATCGCCGACCAGCGCTCCCTGGAGTCCGTGCCCCACGGGCTGGACGCCGCGCCCTGCCGCGAGATCCTGCTCAGCGAGACCGTGCGCGAGCGCGCCCGGGACATGGCCGAGAAGCTCCCGGGCGTGCGCGACATGCTCGAGCGGATCGCCGCCGGCATCGCCGTGGACGGGATGGAATCGCTCAGCCCCGTGCTGGTGGGGGAGATGGAGCAGGTCGTCGACGTGCTCCCCGCGGACTCCCGCTTCCTCGTGATCGACCCCGAGCGCGTGCGCGCCCGGGGGGCGGAGCTGGTCTCCACGACCGACGAGTTCCTCGCCGCGGCCTGGTCGAGCGCCGCCGCGGGCGGCGGACTTCCCATCGACGTGGGCGAGGCGAGCTTCGTGCCGCTCCCGGACGTGCACGAGCACGCCCGCTCCCGCGGCCAGCGCTGGCACACCCTCGCACCCTTCGGCCTCGAGACCGACGTCGACCTCACCGCGCGCGCCGTGAACCACCCCGGATACTCCGGTCGCGGCGAGGACATCGCGAAGGACCTCACCGCCCGCCGCACCGAGGGCTGGCGGATCGTGGTCACGATGACCGGCAGCGGCGGGGCCCGCCACGCCGCCGAGTCGCTCCAGGAACAGAGCGTGCCCGCGCGGTACGTCCATCCGCTCGACGTGCCGCCCGCACCGGGCGAGCCGATCGTCACGGTCGGCCCCTTCGCCGACGGCCTCGTCGACGAGTCGCTCCGGCTCATGGTGATCTCCGAGCGCGACGTCACCGGCAAGACGGGCCAGCGCCGCGCCGGGGGCGAGCGGCGGATCCCCTCGCGCCGCCGCAACGTCGTGGACCCCCTGCAGCTGCGGCCGGGCGACCACGTCGTCCACGCGCACCACGGCGTCGGCCGCTTCGTCGAGATGACCAGCCGCACCGTGGGCTCCGGCGCCAAGGCGACCACCCGCGAGTACCTCGTCATCGAGTACGCGGCCTCGAAGAAGGGGCAGCCGGGGGACCGGCTGTACGTCCCCAGCGACCAGCTCGACCAGGTCACCAAGTACGTCGGCGGCGAGGACCCCACGGTCAACCGCATGGGCGGCGCCGACTGGGCGAAGACCAAGTCGCGGGCCCGCAAGGCGATCCGCGAGATCGCCGACGAGCTCGTCCGCCTGTACTCCGCGCGCCAGAGCGCGCCCGGCCACTCCTTCGGCCCCGACACCCCCTGGCAGCGCGAGCTCGAGGACTCCTTCGAGTTCGTCGAGACCCCCGATCAGCTCTCCACGATCGACGACGTCAAGGGCGACATGGAGAAGGCGGTCCCGATGGACCGCCTGATCCTCGGCGACGTCGGCTACGGCAAGACGGAGATCGCGGTGCGCGCCGCCTTCAAGGCCGTCCAGGACGGCAAGCAGGTCGCCGTGCTCGCCCCCACGACGCTGCTCTCCCAGCAGCATCTGGACACCTTCACCGAGCGCTTCACGGGCTTCCCCGTCACCGTGCGCGGGCTCTCCCGCTTCCAGTCCGATGCCGACTCCCAGGCCACCATCGAGGGCCTGCGCGACGGCAGCGTCGACGTGGTCATCGGCACCCACCGCCTGATCACGGGGCAGGTGCGATTCAAGGACCTGGGCCTGCTGATCATCGACGAGGAGCAGCGCTTCGGCGTCGAGCACAAGGAGACCCTCAAGGCGATGCGCACGAACGTGGACGTGCTGTCCATGTCCGCCACGCCGATCCCGCGCACCCTCGAGATGGCCGTGACCGGCATCCGTGAGATGTCCACGCTCGCGACCCCGCCCGAGGAGCGCCATCCCGTGCTCACCTACGTGGGTGCGGAGGACGACAAGCAGATCACCGCCGCGATCCGCCGCGAGCTGCTGCGGGAGGGCCAGGTCTTCTTCATCCACAACCGCGTCGAGGACATCGACGCCACCGCCCAGCGGCTGCGCGAGCTCGTGCCCGACGCGCGCGTGCAGGTCGCCCACGGCAAGATGAACGAGAACCAGCTCGAGCGGGTCATCGTCGACTTCTGGGAGAAGGAGTTCGACGTGCTCGTGTGCACCACGATCGTCGAGACCGGCCTGGACATCGCCAACGCCAACACGCTGATCGTCGAGAACGCCGACCGCTTCGGCCTCTCCCAGCTGCACCAGCTGCGCGGTCGCGTGGGCCGCTCGAGCGAGCGCGCCTACTCGTACTTCCTCTACGACGGGTCGAAGCCGCTCACCGAGACCGCCTCGGACCGCCTCACCACGCTGGCCACCAACACCGATCTCGGCGCGGGCATGCAGGTCGCCATGAAGGACCTCGAGATCCGCGGCGCCGGCAACCTGCTGGGCGGCGAGCAGTCCGGACACATCGCCGGCGTCGGCTTCGACCTCTACGTGCGGATGGTGGGGGAGGCCGTCGCGGCCTTCCGCGGCGAGTCCACCGCGCCCACCAAGGACGTCAAGGTCGAGCTGCCGCTGGACGCCCATGTGCCCCACGACTACATCGCCTCCGAGCGCCTGCGCCTCGAGGCCTACTCGAAGCTCTCCGGTGCGAGCGATCCCGCGACCATCGAGGAGGTCCGCGCCGAGCTCACGGACCGCTACGGCGCGCCGCCGGCCCCGGTCGAGGTGCTGCTGGACGTGGCCCGCTTCCGCCTGGAATGCCGCGACGCCGGCCTCGAGGAGGTGCAGGCGCAGGGCAAGATGATCCGCTTCGCCCACCTCGATCTGCCCGACTCGGTGGCCATGCGCATGAAGCGCCTGTACCCGGGCACCATGCTCAAGCCCGCCGTGCGCCAGGTGCTCGTCCCCCGGCCGACGACCTCGCGTGTGGGAGGCACCGAGCTGCGCGACCACG